A region from the Salifodinibacter halophilus genome encodes:
- a CDS encoding FAD-binding oxidoreductase, with amino-acid sequence MTQARCASYYTATIVEESSYPTLEGDYRVDVAIIGSGFTGVATAVELAERGYRVAVVEANKVGWGASGRNGGQVTGSLSGHDAMIKQMRRVLGDNVGEFVWNLRWRGHRIIKNRVDKYAIPCDLEHGHLQAAYKPSHVKDLKNDFKESQQHPIGDHVHWLDAEAVRELIGTNLYYGAIRNDYNMHLHPLNLCLGEARAAQSLGALIFEHSPVVDIQHGDPPVVIGEQGRITADSVILAGGAYHQLERKKLGGRLFPASLGIVATAPLPFDLMQEIDPHNLAVYDTRAVLDYYRLTADNRLLFGGGANYSGRDSEDVAAELRPRLEHTFPQLEGVQIDFQWQGMAGIVINRIPQLGRISHNVYYAQGYSGHGIASSHVIGEIMANALAGSLEEFDTFAQVKHIHIPFNSQLGNGLLAAGMWYYQLLEKLR; translated from the coding sequence ATGACCCAAGCACGTTGCGCTTCCTACTACACTGCAACGATCGTTGAGGAATCCTCCTATCCCACGCTGGAGGGTGATTACCGGGTCGACGTGGCTATCATTGGCAGCGGCTTTACCGGAGTGGCTACTGCAGTTGAGCTGGCCGAACGCGGATACCGCGTGGCCGTAGTCGAAGCCAACAAAGTCGGCTGGGGCGCGAGCGGACGTAATGGTGGCCAGGTCACCGGCAGCCTTTCCGGCCATGACGCTATGATCAAGCAGATGCGCCGCGTTTTGGGTGACAACGTCGGAGAGTTCGTCTGGAACTTACGATGGCGTGGGCATCGCATCATCAAAAATCGCGTCGATAAGTACGCCATTCCCTGCGACCTCGAGCACGGGCATCTGCAAGCAGCCTACAAGCCAAGCCACGTGAAGGATCTAAAAAACGACTTTAAAGAATCACAGCAACACCCTATCGGCGATCACGTGCACTGGCTCGATGCCGAAGCAGTACGCGAGCTTATCGGCACCAATCTCTATTACGGCGCGATCCGTAACGATTACAACATGCACCTGCATCCGCTCAACCTGTGTCTGGGGGAGGCACGCGCCGCACAGAGCCTGGGTGCATTAATCTTTGAGCACTCACCGGTGGTCGATATCCAGCACGGTGATCCGCCGGTCGTGATTGGCGAGCAAGGCCGTATCACAGCGGATAGCGTGATCCTCGCCGGCGGCGCCTACCATCAGCTTGAGCGTAAGAAGCTTGGCGGCCGTTTGTTCCCAGCATCGCTGGGCATCGTGGCCACTGCCCCCTTGCCGTTCGACCTCATGCAGGAAATCGATCCGCATAACTTGGCTGTCTACGATACACGCGCCGTACTGGATTACTACCGTTTGACTGCCGACAACCGCCTGCTCTTTGGTGGTGGCGCCAACTACTCTGGACGTGATTCCGAAGATGTTGCTGCTGAATTACGACCACGCCTCGAACACACCTTCCCTCAGCTCGAGGGAGTACAGATCGACTTTCAATGGCAGGGCATGGCGGGCATCGTGATCAATCGCATTCCTCAGCTCGGTAGGATTTCACACAATGTCTACTACGCTCAGGGATACTCGGGACACGGTATCGCCAGCTCTCACGTCATCGGTGAAATTATGGCCAATGCTTTGGCTGGCAGCCTGGAGGAATTCGATACTTTCGCCCAGGTTAAGCATATCCATATCCCATTTAATAGCCAGTTGGGTAATGGCTTGCTCGCCGCCGGCATGTGGTACTACCAATTGCTCGAAAAACTACGCTAA
- a CDS encoding CoA-acylating methylmalonate-semialdehyde dehydrogenase encodes MTATATQLKTFTHFIDGQKTPATGEQHQDIYNPATGQVTGQLRLASEQDINKTIAAAQKAAEEWSQTSLTKRTKILFSMREQLVARTDELAEAITAEQGKVLDDSKGEIGRALEAVEYACGIVDQLKGDYSAQIATGVDTFSVREPLGVIAGITPFNFPAMVPMWMAPLAIATGNAFILKPSERAPSASLILAELWQAAGLPDGVFNVLQGDKVAVDGLLTHPDVNAVSFIGSTPIAQYIHDTATAHGKRVQALGGAKNHAVVLPDADIDTAADLLNTAAFGAAGERCMAISVAVAAGDAADALADKLRERTNNVVVADGMNTNADMGPLITSAAKERVERIIGEAEADGATLVADGRDLSVKGNEEGFFVGPTVIDHAQTDMSAYQEEIFGPVLVIVRVANLDEAIQVINENPYGNGTSIFTSTGAFARKFQRSVNVGMVGVNIPIPVPAAWHSFGGWNDSRFGDLGVNGADGVSFGTRKKVITQRWPEPTHVSDASFNFPSHS; translated from the coding sequence ATGACCGCTACGGCAACGCAGTTAAAAACATTCACACATTTTATTGACGGCCAGAAAACGCCGGCCACCGGCGAGCAACATCAAGATATCTACAATCCAGCCACCGGGCAGGTAACCGGCCAACTGCGTCTCGCAAGTGAGCAAGACATCAACAAGACCATTGCTGCGGCCCAAAAAGCCGCCGAAGAATGGTCACAAACCTCACTGACTAAACGCACCAAAATCTTGTTTAGTATGCGCGAGCAACTCGTCGCGCGAACCGATGAGCTCGCGGAAGCCATCACCGCCGAACAAGGCAAGGTGCTGGACGATTCCAAAGGTGAAATTGGTCGTGCGCTCGAAGCAGTCGAATATGCCTGTGGCATCGTCGATCAGCTCAAAGGCGACTATTCCGCTCAGATCGCAACCGGAGTCGACACCTTTTCGGTACGTGAACCACTGGGCGTAATCGCAGGCATCACGCCGTTCAACTTCCCAGCCATGGTCCCCATGTGGATGGCACCGCTGGCGATTGCGACGGGTAACGCGTTCATCCTCAAACCATCAGAACGCGCCCCGTCAGCCTCACTCATCCTCGCCGAGCTATGGCAAGCGGCGGGTCTACCGGATGGCGTGTTCAATGTGCTGCAGGGCGACAAGGTTGCCGTCGACGGGTTACTGACGCATCCGGATGTCAATGCGGTGTCGTTTATCGGCTCGACACCGATCGCCCAATATATCCATGACACGGCAACGGCCCACGGCAAGCGCGTCCAAGCACTCGGGGGCGCAAAGAATCACGCAGTCGTCTTGCCAGATGCCGATATCGACACGGCGGCCGATCTTCTGAATACAGCCGCCTTCGGTGCCGCCGGCGAGCGCTGCATGGCCATTTCAGTGGCGGTCGCTGCCGGCGACGCAGCGGATGCGCTGGCCGACAAGCTCCGCGAGCGGACCAATAATGTGGTGGTCGCCGACGGCATGAATACCAATGCCGATATGGGTCCATTGATCACCTCGGCGGCCAAAGAGCGCGTGGAGCGAATCATCGGTGAAGCCGAAGCCGACGGAGCAACGCTTGTAGCCGACGGACGTGATCTTTCAGTCAAAGGTAACGAAGAAGGCTTTTTCGTCGGCCCCACGGTGATCGATCACGCCCAGACTGATATGAGCGCTTACCAGGAAGAAATCTTCGGGCCGGTGCTCGTCATTGTGCGCGTAGCCAACCTCGACGAAGCAATCCAGGTGATCAACGAGAACCCGTATGGGAATGGCACCAGCATTTTCACCAGCACAGGGGCGTTTGCCCGCAAATTTCAGCGGTCAGTCAACGTCGGCATGGTTGGTGTCAACATACCGATTCCCGTGCCAGCGGCCTGGCATAGCTTCGGCGGTTGGAATGATTCCCGATTCGGCGACCTAGGTGTCAACGGCGCCGACGGCGTGTCTTTTGGTACGCGTAAGAAGGTCATTACGCAGCGTTGGCCGGAACCGACACATGTTTCTGATGCCTCATTTAATTTCCCGTCACACAGCTAG
- a CDS encoding LysR family transcriptional regulator, with protein sequence MARSYKNQLSQVSDVDFNLVRVFKTVVECGGFTAAVPVLGVSRSAISTHMANLEARFDLKLCQRGRSGFALTEEGQDVYEASLRLLASIDSFRAEVNNFHQELHGYLNIGITDTLVSLPHMHITHALTALKRRGPKVDINIYMQPPGEVERGVVDGRLQVGVVPAVNKMGALEYMSLYDEVAHLYCSAHHPLFKRSDSTITDEELRACDAVRPTFALPESGRRLHKTLNETASASDREGVAFLILTGLYIGYLPRHFAERWTQQNDLRAIRPSDYSYRIQYATITRRGRLYQRVLETFLAELGELD encoded by the coding sequence TTGGCGCGAAGTTATAAGAACCAGCTTAGCCAGGTTAGTGACGTAGACTTTAATCTTGTACGCGTATTCAAAACAGTTGTGGAATGCGGCGGATTCACGGCTGCTGTACCGGTTTTGGGCGTTAGTCGCTCGGCTATCAGTACGCACATGGCAAATCTCGAAGCACGCTTCGATCTCAAGCTATGTCAACGCGGGCGTTCGGGCTTTGCGCTGACCGAGGAAGGCCAGGATGTCTACGAGGCGAGCTTGCGGCTATTAGCTTCGATCGACTCGTTTCGAGCTGAAGTCAACAACTTCCATCAAGAGCTCCACGGCTATCTCAACATCGGCATAACCGATACGCTAGTTAGCCTGCCGCATATGCACATCACGCATGCACTTACCGCGCTCAAACGCCGTGGCCCAAAAGTCGATATCAATATCTATATGCAGCCGCCTGGCGAAGTGGAACGCGGCGTTGTCGATGGTCGGCTTCAGGTGGGTGTTGTTCCTGCGGTCAATAAAATGGGTGCTTTGGAATACATGTCGTTGTATGACGAAGTCGCGCATCTTTATTGCTCTGCACACCATCCACTTTTTAAGCGTTCGGATTCAACTATCACGGACGAAGAGCTAAGGGCGTGCGATGCTGTCCGGCCTACTTTTGCACTACCGGAGTCCGGGCGAAGGTTGCATAAGACGCTTAATGAAACAGCGAGTGCAAGCGATCGAGAAGGGGTCGCCTTTCTGATCCTTACCGGCTTATACATTGGCTATCTGCCCAGACATTTTGCCGAGCGATGGACGCAACAGAACGATCTCAGGGCGATTCGTCCGAGTGATTACAGCTACCGAATTCAATACGCCACTATTACGCGGCGTGGGCGCTTGTACCAACGGG
- a CDS encoding MFS transporter gives MRNLLIILCCAVVLVDTIFFAALAPLLPHYEQSLDVSRFALGVLNGAYGAGAIAGAVPAAWLTARIGVRPVTWVGLVILALTSVLFGVSNNAWDLIILRFSGGIGSTCSWIAVFTWVITAASDEYRGQVIGTLISAAVAGSMLGPLLGSAAAALGVLPIFTLMACLALGVAAALIFQSPPAQTQFWSWSALHILARPKPTVGLLLIALCPLLFSTLVVLAPLQLSHLGWGATGIGSLFFLGALFETLLHPLAGHWTDQAGYHPPIITSLALSIVLLFILPAANSSWLFSACVVCAAGVFNLALTPSTVLFTQSLDRMGGGQAFGFALTEVAWSGGFTIGAPLGGWLSDFGGNYLAYIPLAAICGLMIFAIQRVV, from the coding sequence ATGCGTAACTTGCTCATAATACTTTGTTGTGCCGTGGTTCTGGTCGACACGATATTTTTCGCGGCACTTGCGCCGTTGCTTCCCCATTACGAGCAATCCCTTGATGTCTCGCGATTTGCACTTGGTGTACTCAACGGCGCCTATGGCGCCGGCGCTATTGCGGGGGCGGTTCCTGCGGCTTGGCTGACAGCGCGTATCGGTGTTCGCCCAGTGACTTGGGTTGGGCTTGTGATTCTCGCTTTAACTAGTGTTTTATTCGGGGTCTCAAATAATGCATGGGACCTAATCATATTGCGTTTCAGCGGCGGTATCGGTAGCACCTGCAGCTGGATAGCTGTGTTCACTTGGGTGATTACCGCTGCCTCCGATGAGTACCGGGGGCAAGTGATCGGCACGCTTATTAGCGCTGCGGTGGCGGGTTCCATGTTAGGGCCGCTGCTAGGCAGCGCGGCCGCCGCGTTGGGTGTGTTGCCGATTTTTACGCTGATGGCATGCCTAGCACTTGGCGTAGCCGCCGCGCTCATATTTCAGTCGCCACCGGCGCAAACGCAGTTTTGGTCATGGAGTGCACTACATATACTGGCACGTCCTAAGCCAACGGTGGGGTTGTTACTGATTGCTCTGTGTCCACTGTTGTTCAGTACGCTTGTGGTACTTGCGCCTTTGCAACTCTCGCACCTCGGGTGGGGCGCTACCGGTATTGGTTCTCTGTTTTTTCTAGGTGCTTTGTTCGAGACACTCCTGCATCCGCTTGCTGGCCATTGGACCGATCAAGCTGGCTATCATCCGCCAATTATAACTAGCTTAGCATTGTCCATAGTTCTCCTATTTATTTTGCCTGCTGCTAATTCTTCTTGGCTGTTCAGTGCGTGCGTGGTATGTGCCGCTGGCGTTTTTAACCTGGCGCTGACCCCCAGTACAGTACTATTTACACAAAGTCTCGACCGTATGGGTGGTGGGCAAGCATTCGGCTTTGCCCTAACAGAAGTTGCATGGTCTGGGGGCTTTACAATTGGCGCGCCGCTCGGCGGCTGGCTGTCAGATTTTGGCGGTAATTATCTTGCATATATACCGCTGGCGGCGATCTGCGGCCTAATGATATTTGCTATACAGCGCGTAGTTTGA
- a CDS encoding aspartate aminotransferase family protein: MSADRSTDISYIDYETKEEVKRKDRAHVFHTWAAQAEIDPLVVSGAKGSYFWDYDGHQYLDFASQLVNMNIGHQHPKLVAAIQKQANTLSTISPAVANAARSEAAHLIAEIAPGDLNKVFFTNGGADANEHAVRMAQQHTGRGKILSAYRSYHGATSGSIALTGEPRRWANEPTRMPVVRFWGPYAYRSPFYARDESEECERALQHLRDTISAEGPDTIAAFIMETVVGANGILVPPDGYLAGVREICDEHGIVMIIDEVMAGFGRTGEWFAINHWNVVPDLITFAKGSNSGYVPIGGVIISDAIAHSFDHRPYPGGLTYSGHLLGCASVVASINIFREENIIENARMLGKDVIGPGLRELAERHPSIGEVRGLGVFWAVELVTDRQTRTPLVPFNAKGKDAQPMNDFAAACKQDGLWPFVRFNGTHVAPPCTTTADEAREGLAILDRALEVTDRYYTGNDV; the protein is encoded by the coding sequence ATGTCAGCAGATCGATCAACCGATATATCGTATATCGACTATGAGACCAAGGAGGAAGTGAAACGCAAGGACCGTGCGCACGTATTCCATACATGGGCCGCTCAAGCCGAAATCGATCCGTTAGTGGTGAGTGGGGCTAAAGGTTCTTATTTCTGGGACTACGACGGGCACCAGTACCTGGATTTTGCATCGCAACTGGTCAATATGAATATTGGCCATCAGCACCCCAAGCTGGTTGCTGCGATTCAGAAGCAGGCCAACACGTTGTCCACTATTTCCCCTGCGGTTGCCAATGCCGCGCGCTCGGAGGCGGCACACCTCATCGCTGAAATCGCGCCAGGTGATTTGAATAAAGTCTTTTTCACTAATGGTGGAGCAGATGCCAATGAGCATGCGGTCCGTATGGCACAGCAGCATACCGGGCGAGGCAAAATCCTCTCGGCTTATCGCAGTTATCACGGGGCCACGTCCGGTTCGATTGCTCTGACGGGAGAGCCGCGTCGCTGGGCCAACGAACCCACCCGGATGCCTGTCGTCCGCTTTTGGGGCCCCTATGCCTATCGCTCACCTTTCTATGCGCGCGATGAGTCTGAGGAATGCGAACGCGCACTGCAGCATCTACGCGACACTATATCCGCGGAAGGTCCAGATACGATCGCAGCGTTCATTATGGAAACCGTGGTGGGTGCCAACGGCATCCTGGTGCCACCTGATGGCTACTTAGCCGGCGTTCGAGAGATCTGTGACGAACACGGGATCGTAATGATCATCGACGAGGTTATGGCCGGTTTTGGTCGCACCGGCGAATGGTTTGCCATCAATCATTGGAATGTCGTACCCGACCTGATCACCTTTGCGAAAGGCTCCAATTCCGGCTATGTCCCGATTGGCGGCGTAATCATCTCCGATGCCATAGCCCATAGCTTCGACCATCGCCCCTATCCGGGCGGGCTGACCTATTCCGGCCATCTGCTGGGCTGTGCGTCCGTGGTGGCGTCGATCAACATCTTTCGTGAAGAAAACATCATCGAAAACGCTCGCATGCTGGGCAAAGACGTGATTGGCCCCGGTCTGCGTGAACTAGCCGAGCGCCACCCAAGCATTGGCGAGGTGCGCGGCTTGGGCGTTTTCTGGGCTGTGGAACTGGTCACCGATCGCCAAACACGAACGCCGCTGGTGCCTTTCAATGCCAAAGGCAAAGATGCCCAACCAATGAACGACTTTGCAGCTGCCTGCAAACAGGACGGCCTGTGGCCGTTCGTGCGCTTCAACGGTACGCACGTAGCACCGCCATGCACCACAACTGCTGACGAGGCGCGCGAAGGCTTGGCGATACTGGACCGCGCACTGGAGGTCACCGATCGCTATTACACCGGCAATGACGTTTAA